From Pempheris klunzingeri isolate RE-2024b chromosome 16, fPemKlu1.hap1, whole genome shotgun sequence, a single genomic window includes:
- the snapin gene encoding SNARE-associated protein Snapin: MAAAAVAETSVGKDAIADGLLDLLRPAIQQLDLHVHSVRESQVELREHIDNLATELCRINEHQKVALDLDPYVKKLLNARRRVVLVNNILQNAQERLRRLNHNVAKETARRKTMLEASGVFTSRSPSKP, from the exons ATGGCTGCGGCGGCTGTAGCTGAGACCTCTGTAGGCAAAGATGCTATTGCCGATGGCTTGCTCGACCTTTTGAGGCCAGCTATCCAACAGCTTGACTTACATGTACACTCAGTCAG AGAAAGCCAGGTAGAATTAAGAGAACACATAGACAATCTTGCCACAG agtTATGCAGGATAAATGAACATCAAAAGGTGGCTCTAGACCTCGACCCTTATGTAAAGAAGCTGCTGAATGCAAGACGTAGAGTTGTGCTAGTAAACAATATCCTGCAGAATGCTCAG GAACGACTGAGGCGACTGAACCACAATGTGGCCAAGGAGACGGCACGAAGGAAGACGATGCTAGAGGCTTCAGGAGTGTTCACCTCCCGCTCTCCCAGTAAACCCTAa